A single genomic interval of Clostridium facile harbors:
- a CDS encoding ABC transporter substrate-binding protein, with translation MKRIVKWMSCIVSCCLLTGCTVQPYSLPSKQADLPANDVTVQIVLKGEEGEFLQTAAEAYQNLHSNVQIQIDRLPDNAEYNTELLSRIQEGNIPTAFSVSGKTDLSFWQDDVENLSNQEWISPVESSLMNQVTIGENYFALPLDLVGYGILYNQKLLDNMQINHDSIGTLKGLQDIVRELKSRKEETSLSSPVCGDGDFEDLFATYTQLDETNHEFHLPESFQWFTELVGKNDVGMDSVAMLSNQNAAIYLGGSDIMQKMKKSDVGQPDLFCMAPFLIDDQDKLVIGCDYLAIYQPAEGAKKDCLLDFLNWMYFSDEGQDLLRESGVLSPYTNTASCQVDSMIYSKCRLKQIIPSGAGSAPIGWCGEKFDQAIQNYYSGTWNWEQLFADLKSRW, from the coding sequence ATGAAACGGATTGTAAAATGGATGAGTTGTATTGTAAGCTGTTGTTTGTTAACAGGATGTACTGTTCAGCCTTATTCTTTACCAAGCAAACAGGCTGATCTGCCTGCCAATGATGTAACAGTTCAGATTGTATTGAAAGGGGAAGAAGGGGAATTTCTGCAAACCGCAGCAGAAGCTTATCAGAATCTTCATTCTAATGTTCAGATACAAATTGACCGGCTGCCAGATAATGCTGAATATAATACTGAGTTATTGTCCCGTATCCAAGAGGGGAATATTCCAACTGCTTTTTCGGTCAGTGGAAAAACAGATTTATCTTTTTGGCAGGATGACGTTGAAAATTTGTCCAATCAGGAATGGATATCCCCTGTAGAATCCAGTTTGATGAATCAGGTTACAATAGGGGAAAATTACTTTGCTTTGCCATTGGATTTGGTTGGATATGGTATTTTATATAATCAGAAATTATTGGACAATATGCAGATCAATCACGATTCTATCGGAACATTAAAAGGATTGCAGGACATTGTGCGGGAATTAAAATCTAGAAAAGAGGAAACCTCTTTGTCTAGCCCTGTTTGTGGGGATGGGGACTTTGAGGACCTGTTTGCTACTTACACCCAGCTGGATGAAACAAATCACGAATTCCATTTGCCAGAATCCTTTCAATGGTTTACCGAACTTGTAGGAAAAAACGATGTCGGAATGGATAGCGTTGCCATGTTATCCAACCAGAACGCAGCTATTTATCTAGGTGGAAGCGACATCATGCAAAAAATGAAAAAATCCGACGTAGGGCAACCAGATTTATTTTGCATGGCTCCTTTCTTGATTGATGATCAGGATAAATTAGTAATTGGGTGTGATTACCTCGCCATTTATCAACCAGCAGAAGGAGCCAAGAAGGATTGTTTGTTGGATTTTTTGAATTGGATGTATTTTTCGGACGAAGGTCAGGATTTATTGCGAGAAAGCGGTGTACTCTCTCCCTATACCAATACTGCTTCCTGCCAGGTAGATTCGATGATTTACAGTAAATGCCGGTTAAAACAGATAATCCCCAGTGGGGCAGGATCTGCTCCGATAGGATGGTGTGGAGAAAAATTTGACCAAGCCATACAGAATTATTATTCCGGAACATGGAACTGGGAACAGTTATTTGCGGATTTAAAGTCCAGATGGTAA